The following proteins are encoded in a genomic region of Nicotiana sylvestris chromosome 4, ASM39365v2, whole genome shotgun sequence:
- the LOC138890242 gene encoding secreted RxLR effector protein 161-like has protein sequence MDETGSPVHQTMYRGIIGSLLYLIANRPDIVFSVGLCARFQSNPKESHLKAAKRILRYLKGTQDLVRYYPSSNSFNLIGYVDVDYAGYLVDRKSTSGMAHFLGSCLISWGTRKQNPVAISTAEAEYVAVASCRAQLLWIKQQLEDFGVVPIEKENDVTVFVVSANGVLHEIISRKNKVQGVGDERAIVTIEGDALADTTRPSHEEPDPSPEDPAQGFHS, from the exons atggatgaaactggatctcctgttcatcaaaccatgtatagaggcattattgggtcgCTCCTCTATCTCATAGCTAACAGGCCTGATATTGTCTTTAGTGTGgggctatgtgcaaggtttcaatcaaatcccaaggaatctcatttgaaggctgccaaaagaatactgagatatctcaaaggaacacaggacctggtTCGGTATTACCCCTCAAGTAACAGCTTTAATCTCATTGGTTATGTTGATGtagactatgcaggttatcttgtcgacaggaaaagcacttctggaatggctcacttcttaggttcatgtcttatctcttggggcacaaggaaACAAAATCCAGTGGCTAtttcaacagctgaagcagaatatgtagccGTAGCATCCTGCCGTGCTCAACTTTTATGGATTAAACAACAACTGGAGGACTTTGGGG TTGTACCAATTGAGAAAGAGAATGATGTAACCGTTTTTGTGGTGTCTGCTAATGGTGTATTGCATGAGATCATCTCTCGGAAAAACAAGGTACAAGGTGTGGGGGACGAAAGGGCCATTGTAACTATAGAAGGTGATGCACTAGCAGATACTACTAGGCCCtcacatgaggaacctgatccctctccgGAGGACCCAGCTCAGGGCTTTCATTCCTAG